A region from the Rosa rugosa chromosome 6, drRosRugo1.1, whole genome shotgun sequence genome encodes:
- the LOC133717999 gene encoding uncharacterized protein LOC133717999, with protein sequence MSFAFTGSSFSSAIVAAGEDLWRLPPSSAELERRSPMSRTPIPESDRIGLLQFQKWLSLLLLLCLLLQSLLGPSPLTSKVFLEELCLLSHFKHLDAMLMQFAPSEKLAAPCNCSSGFSI encoded by the exons ATGAGCTTTGCCTTCACCGGATCTTCGTTCTCCTCCGCGA TAGTCGCTGCTGGAGAGGACCTCTGGCGTCTCCCGCCGTCCTCGGCCGAACTGGAGCGCCGATCTCCGATGTCGAGGACTCCTATACCAGAATCGGACCGAATTGGATTGCTTCAATTTCAGAAATGGCTCTCGCTGTTACTTCTTCTTTGTCTTCTACTGCAATCTCTGCTCGGACCTTCTCCTCTGACCTCAAAG GTTTTCCTGGAAGAACTGTGCCTTTTGAGTCACTTCAAGCACTTGGATGCCATGTTGATGCAGTTTGCCCCAAGTGAAAAGCTAGCAGCTCCGTGTAATTGTTCTAGTGGCTTTTCAAtatag